The DNA sequence CTATCACTGCCTGGGAATCGAGACGGCTATGTTTACGCCCCTATTCGCGGTGAGCCGTATCGCCGGCTGGGTAGCCCGCATCCTCGAGTACCTGCCGCAAAACAGAATTTTTCGGCCCCGGGCCATCTACCTGGGCGAAAAGGACCTCCAGTACGTCCCGATCGACCAGCGATGAGCGCCTGAGTCCGCTCCACACATCAACGGGGGATGCCCGAAGGGGATCCCCCGCCGTTTTTTGTTAAACAATACTCAGGCTTTACGGCCTAAAAGGAGGAGCTTGTCATCGGTGTAACGTACCAACCTGCCCTCCACGACTTCGAAGCTAAAGTAATCGGCCACGCGAGACGGGGCCTCGAGAAAGGACCGCTCCAGGCCTTTGCGCCCGACCGCATCGAGGTGGGGAATCCGGGCAGCCCAAGTGTCGAACGTGTGCGTCGTCTTGTACACTTCGGCTGCTTCTACCCGGAAGCCCGTCGCCTCCAGCAGGGAAACCCACTCCGAGCGGGCAAGGGAGCGGACGTGAGTTGGGTCCCGCAGCCGCTCGACGTTGTTAAGAAAGTCCGCCAATTGGCGGTCATCTGGGACCATGCTATCGACTAAGCCGAAGCTTCCGCCGGGGGAAAGCACACGGTAGACCTCCTCTATTGCACTTTCCAAATCCGGAACGTGATGGAGCGCGATGCGACAGGTGACGGCGGTGAAGCTGGCCTCAGCGAAGGGCAATTGCTCGACATCGGCTAAGCAGTATTCGACACCGGGGAAACCTTGTTCCGCAATGAAACGCCGTGCTTCGACGAGCATCGCCAGCGTAAGATCGGAAGCCACAGTTAGCCCGGCGTGGGGCGCGAGGGCCATGGCCACGTGGCCGCCACCGGTGGCGACGTCAAGGAGGCGACCACCGGCCGATGGGGCGACGAGCTCCACGAGGCGGGCGAGGTCCGGCCCGGTGGCATGCGTCAGGCTGGTCACATATCGAGCAGCGGCCTGGCCGAACTGATCCTTGATACGCTCTTTATCAACCATCATCGGGTTCCTCGCCCGAGGCCCGCTCCAGCTAACGGGCACAATTTTAATGGGTCCTGCTGCGGGTAGTTGGTTCGGGTCGCCTGAGGGTCGTCCCTGGCCGCCTCGAAACCCACCCTTAGCGCCCCTCCGTAGCCGGGGTCCGTTTGGAATATGACACTGGCGCCCCTCCGACGGGCCAGCTCCACCGTCCCGTCGGTCGATCCACCATCGACTACAACGACCTCCCATGAAGGGACGAGCCCATCCAAAACCCCCTTCAGACCCTGAAGGGGGGGCTCGAGGTTATCTCGCTCGTTAAGTGCAGGGATGATAATTGAGCATTCCATGAGATGGTGACACCTGGATCACATTCTATGAGGGAAATTGATAAAGCTTACGGGAACAACTATTTCCCAAAAAAGATTCCCCTCTTTTACCAGCAATTATTATACTACCCTATCATAGAGGCAAGGAGTTAGCGCTGATTACAGCCACCGCCTCAAGGGCTCTCAATTCTCATCCACCAACCCCAACGCTAGGGTAATAAATAGAGGAATTAAAGAGAGCCAAATTTAATCCTTTACCAGAGCCCCAATAATCGATACACTTAAAGTGGAACGGTTGTCCGTGAAGCCGTCTTTCAACCTGCAGGCTCCGAAAGAGCCAGATAATAAACAGCTCTAAGGCGGCAAATAGGCAAGTTTAAGTGTCGGCGTAAGGTTCGCCGACCAATGTGGATATGCACGATGGACAAAGAAAATCCCGATAAAAACTCCGAAGAAGAGATCCGTTTCCGCGAACTTCCTTTGGAAGGCCCACCCTCCCAGGAATCGGAACCCCCTGCGGAAGAAGCCAAGCCGCCAGAAGGGCCTTCAGAAGGATTGCGCTTAACGGAGCTATCCGACGTGGCAGACCAGGTTAAATCAGAGCCCACCCCTCTTGAGCTGGAAGAGATTTCGGACAAGGAGGAATTCGTCCCTATCGAAGAAGAAACTATCGATCTTTACAAAGATATATATAAGGGAACGAGTGTCATCTACGAGGCGGCTGCTGAAGGCGGCCCACTTGATATCGCTACTTTAGGCCCTCTAGCCGAAGCGCTCGTTGCCTCTATGGTTCGTCACGACCCAGATGTTGGCGATGAAGAAATTACCCAGAACTCGCTATACCTTGCCGTCATGGTCACGGCGAGCGGGCCGATGGACTGGGCTGCACACGCCATCAACGTGGCCACACTAGCCGTCAGGCTCGGTAGCGGACGGAATTACGACCAGAAGGAGCTTTCGAAGCTCGCGCTAGCGGGCCTCCTCCACGGGGTGGGAATGATGGGCATCCCCATCTCCATCCTCGAACAGTCGGGCCCACTCTCTTCCAAACAGCGATCGATTATCGAGTCCCACCCCCTTAGAGGGGAGGAGCTCCTCTCTGGGCTAGGCCCGAAATTCGAGTGGCTCCAAACCGTGATCGCACAAGAACATGAACGGCACCAGGGCCAAGGCTATCCCCGCGGGCTGTCTGGTAATGACATCCACGAATTTGCCAGCCTAATCGGTGTGGTAGATTCATTTGCCGCAATGACGCATCCTAGGTCGTGGCGACCAGCAATATCGCCGCACAAGGCGGCCAAAGAGATAATCTTCACTCGTAAGAGTGAATTTGACCCTCGATTAATCAAGCTATTTCTCCAAAAATTGTCCATATTCCCAATCAATAGCTTGGTGAAACTCAGCAATAATCTAGTTGGGAGGGTCTTAATCGTACACGAAGATTCACCCCTACGGCCTACCATCGAAATTCTTCATGATCCTCACGAAAGGCATGCCGCCGACCAGAAGGTCATGGACTTAAGGAAACGCCCTTTAATATATATAGTTGGCGCCATTTCCGAAAGGGCGTTAGGCCAACTAGTTAAATAACCCTAGAAGAATAAATGAAACGGTTCGTCCAACTTACAATCGCTCTTCTCATAGGCTGGCTGGCATTAAACGTACCCTTTGCCTTCGGTCAGTCCCTTTCATATCCAGACGAGGCGGGCTACGAGGATTTACGACGCACCGAGATGGAGACCCTTGACACCTTAGCTCAGGATCACTACCGAGCCCTCGCCTTTCGCCTCTTGATAGCCCAACGACGATTGCGAGAGGCTCAGCTCATGATAGTAAAGGAGAAATACCACCTGGTTCCGGCCGTTCTCGAGGCTTACAGGGAAACAATTCAAGAGGCTATGGAAACTATCCAAAAGCTGCCAATAAGCGCTCTGAACTCAGCAGTCTACTACCAGTCCATCGAATCCATAGGCATACACCAGCAGGAACTCCTTCGGAATATGGCCCAAAGAGTCCCCCCCGAGCTCGACCACTCCATACAATCTTCGTTGTCCGAATCCCGAAAATTGCTTGTACCTTCTGTATGGAGACCCGTGCCAGGGGCCCGAGGGTCCACGCAGAGTCTCACGGGAAAACGCTCCGCATCCATTCAAGAGCCGCTGAGCCCACAGGAAGGGGTTTCGGAAGCAAGCCAGCCAATAACGCCCCTAGGCCCAGCAGCCACCCCCAGAGGGGAATTTTTTCTACCAGGGGGAGAGTCACGTCCCCTGGCTCCAGAGGAGAACCGTAGGCTACGGCCCGGTGAGACGCACCCCCGAGGCACGCGTCGGCCGGGAGACACCCACCCAAGGCCAAGGGCCAGATAGCCGTTCACCTCCTATCCCTCGTGCCCATCAGGCCTATCACTCTACGTCAAAGAAGCTTCCCAACAGCTTGAAATTCCTTGGTAATTATGCAAAAGGCAGATTTGACCCGAGACCCCTTACCTGTTATAAGAATGTCAATTGAGGGGTTGGAGCGACTTGCCAGAGTCCGCGCACCTGAGGAGCACTACTAACGCATGAGGCCAAAGGAACCTGCTGCGCGGCAGCCCCGGCGATACATCCTAGTAGTGGCAAGGCTGGCCTGTTGCCTCTTCCTCCTGCTCCATGCTTGTACCGCCCGCAAAGGGAAAGCTGCTGTAGGCGCTCCGGCTCTACCGAGCGCCCCATCGTCTCCACTTCATCCACAAGTAATACAACCGTTTGAAACCAGTACCTTCATGGTCTTCTTTGACCAAGAGGAGACCATACTTTCACCGAGCGCCACGGCCACGCTCGACAGGGTATTGGCCTCCCTCCTAACAGCACCACCAGGCCCCATAAGGGTGATCGGACATGCAGGCTCAGAGGAGGGAGGAATTGCCAGCACGACCGATCCGGTATCGCTTTCTGTACTGAGGGCCGAATCGGTTAAGGGGTATTTAGTGGCTAACGGGATCCCAGACCACCGCATCCAAACGACAGGAGTGGGCATGGGCCTGCCATTAGTACCCCATAGCTCCAAGGAAACTGCCAAGAACCGACGGGGCGAGATTCTTTTGCCATCCAGCTCGACGGTGTCGTTTCCGGCAGGGGGCCCACCACGCAACCCCATCACAATCGAGAACCGGGTCTTTACCATGGTAAGCGGTATTTCTGAATACATCGTCGGTCCCGGAGACGTTTTGGACATTACGATGTGGCGGGCCCTTGAGCCTGAGAAATTTGAAACTCATGTGCGTCCGGACGGAAGAATTTCCTTCGGCTTTATAGAAGATGCCCCCATCGCAGGGCTTACCATTTTGGAGATCGACAACCTCTTGACGGAACGTCTGTCAGAGTTTCTCAAAAAACCGCGAATTGATATCCTCGTCAAGGAGTACAACAGCAAGACGGCGTCAATTTTTGGGGGCGTTTCCAGGGGCACAATTTTTGGGTCGGAACGAACTGGGCCCGGCACTTACACTCTCAAAGGCAAGACAACCTTGCTCGATTTGTTAATTCGGGCCGGCGGACAAGTTGAAAACGCACGGCTTGAGCGAGTAGAGGTCATCCGCAGGGACGGCAAGAAGTTGGTAGTCAACCTGTCCCGGGCCATCTTCGATGCTGACATCTCGCAGAACCTCGTCCTCGATGACGGCGATGTGGTATTCGTTCCCCTGCGGGCCGAGGACCGTATTTTTGTGGTTGGAGAGGTGGGCCGCCAGGGCACTTTTCTCGTGGATGAACGCATTACGGTCTTGCAGGCCATCGCTATGGCTGGCGGCTTCACTAGAGACGCTAACGAGCGCAGGGTTTTCATATTCCGTGGATTGGGAGACCAGTCCCGTGTGATGGTCTCCGACGTGAAGCACATCATGGCCACCGGCGACCGTACCCAGGATACCTCGCTAGCCAACAACGACGTCATTATTGTTCCCACGAGCGCCATTGGCAAGTGGAACGTCTGGATGGACAGGCTCAATCCAACGCTTGAGAACATCGAGAATGTGACCGGAATCCTGCTGGACATTGACGCCATGACCCCTGGCAGCGGCACTGGGGAGCGGGGCCCAATTTTCAGGGATTAAGCGAGAAACAAGAATCTATGGCCCAATACGATTTTAACCTGCGCGATTACTGGCGGATTCTACGAAAGCGAAAAGTCGTCGTTATAGTAACGACGATTTTAATGGGGACCCTGACGTTCCTTTTTGCGAAGTTTCAAAAGATTGAGCCGATCTACACGGCCGTCGCCTCGGTCAAGATCGATTGGAACCGCCCCGTTCTGGGGGGCGAGAGGCCCGCTGCTTTCGAAATTGCCGACTATGTGGAGACCCAGTCTGAGCTCATCAGCAGCTTTCCGGTCATGGTGCTGACGGCCAAGCAGCTCGGCCTCTTGGACCCGAAACTCACAGAGGATGAGATCCGCAACGACCCCGAGCTCCTCCAGGTCGCCCTGAATCTTAAGGAGCAGATTGAGACGGAAAAGGAGACCGTCACCAACATAGTCAACATCACCGCCACGGCTGCGGACCCCGTGTTCGCCGAACAAATAGCCAACACGACGGCCCAGCTCTTCCGTCAGTGGGACTTCGGGCAGAAGCACGCTCGGGTGGATGATACCCGCATTTTCATCGAGAAACAGCGCCAAAAGGTAAAGGCCGACCTGGAATCTGGGGAGGATGCTCTCAAGCTTCTCAAAGAAGAGACGGGTTCCGTCTCTGTAGATACCCAGGCCACGGAAGATTTTCACGCTCTTACGAAGGCCGAAAGCGACCTCGCCGAGACCGAGAGAAAGCTCAAGGAGGTCAACATAATTCTCACGCACCTTCGAGAGAAGAAACAACTACCGACTCGAAATGCCGCAGGCCGGCCGGGGGCGAGCCCCAGCATTGTCGTACAAAAGATGAAGGATAGGCTCCAAAAGCACCTCATTGAGCGCGACACGCTGCTCTTAGAATTCACCGACAACCATCCGGACATCAAGACACTTAACATCAAGATTGAAGAGACCATCCAGGACATATTGGAGCAGTTGGAGGCTGAACAGAGCACACTCTTGCGAAAAAAACAGCTTCTTTGGACAAAACTTGCCGATTTGCAGGAGCGAATCGCTTCGTACCCTGAGGTCAGCCTCGCCTTGGCCCGTCTTGAGCGCGACATTAACGTCAATGCCAGCACACTGGCTCAGCTCGAGGAAAGCTATCAAGACATCCTCATCCGTAGCGCACAGCGGGTCTTCGATGTCACCATCATTCGTCCCGCACTTTCGCCCCCTATCCCTATCAATCAACCCGCCGTCATCGCAATATCCCTTGCCGGCACTTTACTCGGCCTCCTTTTAGGCTGCATCCTGGCCTTTATCTTCGAGGCGCTCGATACCTCCATCGGGGCCATTGAAGACGTGGAGACTTTTCTCGAGGTCCCGGTGCTTGGTATTATTCCTCAAATGGATACCGACGATGTAATGAAGAAACTGCGGGGAAAAAAGAAGGGCCCAGGGGATGAAGACCTTCGCAGTCACGCCATGCTTATAATCCACTTCGACCCACGCTCCAGCTACTCTGAGAGCTTTCGGGCCCTTCGGACCAACATCCAATATCTACACATCGAGTACGGCTATAAGACATTCATCGTCACGAGCACCAACCCACTGGAGGGCAAGAGCTCTACCGTTTCGAACCTAGCCATCACCTTCGCCCAGATGGGCAAGCGGACCCTCCTGGTGGATGGGGACCTGCGCAAGCCGGAACTCCACCGATCCTTTGGCCTCGACCGTCGTGGGGGCCTAACAGACATCATACTTGGCGACCAACCCTGGCAGGACACTGTAAAATCCATCACTGACCTGATCATGGGAACCTTCGATCTGGATGACATACTCCAGTCGCCGGGAATGGATAATCTCGACATCATCACCTGCGGCGACATCCCCCCCAACCCGTCGGAGATTCACTTCTCTGAAAACATGAACGCGTTTTTGGAGGAAGTACGGGAAGCCTACGACTACGTGATTATTGACACCCCACCTGTAGTCCCCGTTAGTGATGCTGCCATCTTGGGGTCCAAGTGTGACGGCGTCATCTTAGTGTACGAAGTCGGCAGGGTCGCTAGGAGCGCCTTGAAACGTGCCAAGTTCCTAATCGAGAACGTCAAAGGAAAGGTCGTAGGCGTGGTGCTGAACAAGCTAAAGGCCGAGGCGAGCCCTGACTTCTACGAGCTTGAGTACTATCGGTATCACGGCAAGAAATACGCTTACGGCTACGGGGTTGAGGAGGAAGAACAAGCGCGTCGAGGCTTCTTCAGGCATCTCCTCCGTCGTAAGTGATTTCCCCACTCTTCTTGTGATTTAATCGAGCATGCGCACTACCACGGCCGACATTGCTCTGAAGCTTTTAATTCCAACGGCCCTTCTCATCGTGGTCGCGTTCCTCCTATCAACAGGGCTGCTTCAAATCCCTCAGTATTACATCCTCGCCGGGGTTTCCCTGACGGCAATCCTAGCCATCAGCTTCCTAAGCCCTGAGATTGGCCTCTACATTCTCATCTTGTCAATGCTCCTTTCCCCTGAAATCCTCGTGGGTGAGGTGGGAGGGCGAGGGACTTTAAGCCGTGGCATCACCCTCCGGCTGGACGATATCCTCATTGCGGTCATCGCCCTCTCGTATTTCGCTAGGACCACGCTCGATAAGGATCTTGGGCTGTTCCGACGAACTCCACTTAACAAACCTATCATCTTGTATGGCTCTATTATCATATTTTCCACCATATGGGGCTTCATGAATGGCCGGGTCGAGGCGAAGTCGGGCTTTTTCTTCACCCTGAAGCTCATTGAATACTTTTTCATCTACTTCATGGCGGTAAATATTATCCGGGACCGCAATCAGGTCCGAAATCTTATCATGGTCCTCATCGTCACGTGCATCCTGGTCTCCGTCTACGGTATTGCTCAAATCCCCGCCGGAGGCCGGGTCACAGCCCCCTTCGAAGGCGCTCACCCCGAGCCCAACACCTTCGGTGGATATCTCGTCTTCATGCTCTCGCTCATTCTCAGCATCAGCCTCACCCACGACGACCGGTGGGTGCGGCGCGGGATGCTCGTATTTACGATCATCACAATTCCGATTCTATTTTCCCTGTCTCGATCCTCAATGGTAGCGCTTGCCGCCATGTACCTCGCCTTGCTCGCGTTTAGCCCTCGGCGAACCGGCCTGATTCTTGGATTGATCGTCCTTGTTTTGTTAGGGCCAACTGTCATTCCCGAAAAGGTCCAGGAGCGTGTCACTTATACCTGGGACCAGCCTTACTCACGCCACCCCCTGCAAGTCGAGATGTTCGGAATTCTGCTGGATACGTCCACCTCGCAACGGGTGACCTCCTACGTGAGGGCTGGCAGAGACTGGCTCAAACACCCCGTCTTCGGCACCGGGGTTACCGGATACCGGTTCTTGGACGCACAATTTCCTCGAGTGTTGGTGGAAACGGGCATGATTGGTTTCGGCGCATTCTTATGGCTTCTGGTGTCCATTTTCCGGGTGGGATACAGAACCTTTAGGGAGGCAAAATCACCCCTATTTCGGGGCATCGGCTTGGGTCTCACTGTCGGAATCTTTACACTAGCCGCACATGGCCTGGGTACCAACACCTTCATCATCATCCGCATCATGGAGCCCTTTTGGCTGACGACAGGAATCGTTGTCCGGCTTTTAGAGATCGAGGCTGAGGAGGAGGAACGGGCTGCCCTAATGCCCTCCCCTTCCGTGCCCGACCTTGCTTAATGAGTGGCCCCGTCTCGTCCTGCCAAATGCAGCTTGTGAGGCCCCGACTATAACACGCGCCTTAGAAAAGTGTAGTGGTTAAGAACTCCCCGGACAGTAGATGCTACGGACTGTGATACGCATCCTGGAAAGGGCTATTCTGGCCCTTCTTAGAAGAACCCTAGGCAGGTCTAAATCACCTCCCGCCCGTGTAAAAAGGATCCTGGTCATTGTGGTGGCGGGAATCGGTGACTACCTTCTGGCCACACCTGCCCTCCGCGCCCTTCGCAAATGCTACCCCGATGCTCGCAT is a window from the Nitrospinota bacterium genome containing:
- a CDS encoding polysaccharide biosynthesis tyrosine autokinase; protein product: MAQYDFNLRDYWRILRKRKVVVIVTTILMGTLTFLFAKFQKIEPIYTAVASVKIDWNRPVLGGERPAAFEIADYVETQSELISSFPVMVLTAKQLGLLDPKLTEDEIRNDPELLQVALNLKEQIETEKETVTNIVNITATAADPVFAEQIANTTAQLFRQWDFGQKHARVDDTRIFIEKQRQKVKADLESGEDALKLLKEETGSVSVDTQATEDFHALTKAESDLAETERKLKEVNIILTHLREKKQLPTRNAAGRPGASPSIVVQKMKDRLQKHLIERDTLLLEFTDNHPDIKTLNIKIEETIQDILEQLEAEQSTLLRKKQLLWTKLADLQERIASYPEVSLALARLERDINVNASTLAQLEESYQDILIRSAQRVFDVTIIRPALSPPIPINQPAVIAISLAGTLLGLLLGCILAFIFEALDTSIGAIEDVETFLEVPVLGIIPQMDTDDVMKKLRGKKKGPGDEDLRSHAMLIIHFDPRSSYSESFRALRTNIQYLHIEYGYKTFIVTSTNPLEGKSSTVSNLAITFAQMGKRTLLVDGDLRKPELHRSFGLDRRGGLTDIILGDQPWQDTVKSITDLIMGTFDLDDILQSPGMDNLDIITCGDIPPNPSEIHFSENMNAFLEEVREAYDYVIIDTPPVVPVSDAAILGSKCDGVILVYEVGRVARSALKRAKFLIENVKGKVVGVVLNKLKAEASPDFYELEYYRYHGKKYAYGYGVEEEEQARRGFFRHLLRRK
- a CDS encoding HD domain-containing protein translates to MADQVKSEPTPLELEEISDKEEFVPIEEETIDLYKDIYKGTSVIYEAAAEGGPLDIATLGPLAEALVASMVRHDPDVGDEEITQNSLYLAVMVTASGPMDWAAHAINVATLAVRLGSGRNYDQKELSKLALAGLLHGVGMMGIPISILEQSGPLSSKQRSIIESHPLRGEELLSGLGPKFEWLQTVIAQEHERHQGQGYPRGLSGNDIHEFASLIGVVDSFAAMTHPRSWRPAISPHKAAKEIIFTRKSEFDPRLIKLFLQKLSIFPINSLVKLSNNLVGRVLIVHEDSPLRPTIEILHDPHERHAADQKVMDLRKRPLIYIVGAISERALGQLVK
- a CDS encoding methyltransferase domain-containing protein, which produces MMVDKERIKDQFGQAAARYVTSLTHATGPDLARLVELVAPSAGGRLLDVATGGGHVAMALAPHAGLTVASDLTLAMLVEARRFIAEQGFPGVEYCLADVEQLPFAEASFTAVTCRIALHHVPDLESAIEEVYRVLSPGGSFGLVDSMVPDDRQLADFLNNVERLRDPTHVRSLARSEWVSLLEATGFRVEAAEVYKTTHTFDTWAARIPHLDAVGRKGLERSFLEAPSRVADYFSFEVVEGRLVRYTDDKLLLLGRKA
- a CDS encoding glycosyltransferase; translated protein: MECSIIIPALNERDNLEPPLQGLKGVLDGLVPSWEVVVVDGGSTDGTVELARRRGASVIFQTDPGYGGALRVGFEAARDDPQATRTNYPQQDPLKLCPLAGAGLGRGTR
- a CDS encoding O-antigen ligase family protein, encoding MRTTTADIALKLLIPTALLIVVAFLLSTGLLQIPQYYILAGVSLTAILAISFLSPEIGLYILILSMLLSPEILVGEVGGRGTLSRGITLRLDDILIAVIALSYFARTTLDKDLGLFRRTPLNKPIILYGSIIIFSTIWGFMNGRVEAKSGFFFTLKLIEYFFIYFMAVNIIRDRNQVRNLIMVLIVTCILVSVYGIAQIPAGGRVTAPFEGAHPEPNTFGGYLVFMLSLILSISLTHDDRWVRRGMLVFTIITIPILFSLSRSSMVALAAMYLALLAFSPRRTGLILGLIVLVLLGPTVIPEKVQERVTYTWDQPYSRHPLQVEMFGILLDTSTSQRVTSYVRAGRDWLKHPVFGTGVTGYRFLDAQFPRVLVETGMIGFGAFLWLLVSIFRVGYRTFREAKSPLFRGIGLGLTVGIFTLAAHGLGTNTFIIIRIMEPFWLTTGIVVRLLEIEAEEEERAALMPSPSVPDLA
- a CDS encoding SLBB domain-containing protein; translation: MVFFDQEETILSPSATATLDRVLASLLTAPPGPIRVIGHAGSEEGGIASTTDPVSLSVLRAESVKGYLVANGIPDHRIQTTGVGMGLPLVPHSSKETAKNRRGEILLPSSSTVSFPAGGPPRNPITIENRVFTMVSGISEYIVGPGDVLDITMWRALEPEKFETHVRPDGRISFGFIEDAPIAGLTILEIDNLLTERLSEFLKKPRIDILVKEYNSKTASIFGGVSRGTIFGSERTGPGTYTLKGKTTLLDLLIRAGGQVENARLERVEVIRRDGKKLVVNLSRAIFDADISQNLVLDDGDVVFVPLRAEDRIFVVGEVGRQGTFLVDERITVLQAIAMAGGFTRDANERRVFIFRGLGDQSRVMVSDVKHIMATGDRTQDTSLANNDVIIVPTSAIGKWNVWMDRLNPTLENIENVTGILLDIDAMTPGSGTGERGPIFRD